A genomic window from Candidatus Bathyarchaeota archaeon includes:
- the hisB gene encoding imidazoleglycerol-phosphate dehydratase HisB, whose product MRKVHAKRKTKEVDITLELNVDGKGNAKIKTGIKFLDHMLLTLAKHGLFDLQINATGDLTHHVAEDVALVLGEALNKATNQGKGIKRFGSAYVPMDESLARATVDLAGRPYCIRNLRLLQSQIEDLKTEDMEHFFESLAQAAKANIHVTVLYGSNEHHKVEAAMKALALALRESFTVEPRIGDQVPSAKGVL is encoded by the coding sequence ATGAGAAAAGTACACGCCAAAAGAAAAACCAAAGAAGTAGACATAACACTAGAACTGAACGTTGACGGAAAAGGAAACGCCAAAATAAAAACAGGCATCAAATTCCTTGACCATATGCTCCTTACCTTAGCAAAGCACGGGCTTTTCGATTTACAAATAAACGCAACAGGGGACTTGACCCATCACGTGGCAGAAGATGTTGCCCTCGTTTTAGGAGAAGCCCTAAACAAAGCCACAAACCAAGGCAAAGGCATCAAACGCTTCGGCTCAGCTTATGTTCCCATGGATGAATCCCTTGCCCGTGCTACAGTTGACTTAGCTGGCAGACCCTACTGTATTCGTAACCTGCGCCTTTTACAGTCCCAGATTGAAGACCTAAAAACAGAAGACATGGAACACTTTTTTGAATCCCTTGCTCAGGCTGCCAAAGCTAACATTCACGTGACAGTCTTGTATGGCAGTAACGAACACCACAAAGTAGAAGCCGCAATGAAAGCTCTGGCTCTCGCCTTGCGTGAATCTTTCACGGTTGAACCAAGAATCGGCGACCAAGTTCCCAGCGCCAAGGGGGTTTTGTGA
- the hisC gene encoding histidinol-phosphate transaminase produces the protein MKIKKLVQKEVLDISCYEVKTITGQKSDENLIKLNLNENFAMPGDFVQKLLLDASQTVDVRAYPPPRGCLAINAISEFLGLESSQVAVANGADEIMDLLMKVFIRKGSKIMVAEPTFPMYTFFAELYGGKKVTTMLNSDFSLNVDSILKKADKETRLLFVCSPNNPTGNQFKETDIKCLLEEFKGIVVVDEAYVDFASGTAINWIQEYDNLAILRSFSKAFGLAGLRLGYLAASKHIVKYVQRVVGPFNVNSVTQETIRLALQNWSYFKEKLDLVIKEREWLMKNLQQIDGVTPYPSDANFILFKVTEDKLSSETLTKRIETKNVLVKDRGHLPLLDNCIRVTVGTRDMNQKFVSALKLSLEE, from the coding sequence ATGAAAATAAAAAAACTGGTTCAAAAAGAAGTTCTTGACATTTCATGCTACGAAGTCAAAACAATAACTGGACAAAAATCTGACGAGAACCTAATTAAACTAAACTTGAACGAAAACTTCGCCATGCCCGGGGATTTTGTTCAAAAACTGTTGCTTGATGCTTCACAAACTGTTGATGTTCGGGCTTATCCTCCACCTCGGGGTTGCTTAGCTATTAATGCAATTTCAGAATTTTTGGGTTTAGAGTCATCTCAGGTTGCAGTGGCAAATGGTGCAGATGAAATCATGGATTTGCTCATGAAAGTTTTCATACGAAAAGGCTCAAAAATTATGGTTGCAGAACCAACTTTTCCGATGTATACTTTTTTTGCTGAATTGTATGGTGGCAAAAAAGTAACTACCATGCTTAACTCAGATTTTAGTTTGAACGTTGATTCTATCTTGAAAAAAGCAGACAAAGAAACCCGTTTGCTTTTTGTTTGTTCCCCGAATAATCCTACTGGAAACCAGTTTAAAGAAACAGACATTAAATGTTTGTTGGAAGAATTCAAAGGCATCGTTGTAGTTGACGAAGCATACGTTGATTTCGCTTCCGGTACAGCCATCAACTGGATACAAGAATACGATAACCTTGCAATATTACGGAGTTTTTCAAAAGCCTTTGGTTTGGCGGGTCTTCGTCTGGGCTATCTTGCAGCAAGCAAACACATCGTAAAATACGTTCAACGAGTAGTTGGTCCTTTTAACGTGAATTCAGTTACCCAAGAAACTATCAGGTTGGCTTTGCAAAACTGGAGTTACTTTAAAGAAAAACTTGACTTAGTAATCAAAGAACGGGAATGGCTGATGAAAAACCTGCAACAAATTGACGGCGTAACTCCTTATCCGTCTGATGCCAACTTCATCTTGTTCAAAGTAACAGAGGATAAACTAAGTTCAGAAACTTTAACTAAAAGAATTGAAACCAAAAACGTGCTGGTGAAGGATCGCGGGCACTTGCCCCTTTTAGACAACTGCATACGAGTTACTGTGGGAACCCGTGACATGAACCAAAAGTTTGTTTCAGCCCTTAAACTGTCCTTGGAGGAGTAA
- the hisF gene encoding imidazole glycerol phosphate synthase subunit HisF, translating into MLAKRIVPCLDVMNGQVVKGVQFVNLKVEGDPAELAAAYEEQGADEVVFLDITASHENRDTTLEVVKRTADMISIPFTVGGGIRNIADIQNALSSGADKVSVNTAAVNNPCLVEESASVFGSQCIVVAIDAKRVYVDCDLPDKTVVDTANGKCWWEIYLMGGRKPTGIDAIKWAKQVKDLGAGELLPTSMDCDGVQTGYDLELTRAMSRATNLPVIASGGAGNVEHILDVLTVGEADAALAASIFHRGQYSVGEVKKYLAEKGVPMRLL; encoded by the coding sequence TTGTTAGCTAAACGTATTGTTCCGTGTTTGGATGTTATGAACGGGCAAGTAGTCAAAGGTGTTCAGTTTGTTAACTTGAAAGTTGAAGGCGACCCTGCTGAGCTTGCTGCAGCTTACGAAGAACAAGGAGCCGATGAAGTAGTTTTTTTGGATATTACTGCGTCTCATGAGAATCGGGACACCACCTTGGAAGTAGTTAAACGGACTGCGGACATGATTTCTATTCCTTTTACTGTAGGTGGGGGAATTCGTAACATTGCTGATATTCAAAATGCCTTATCCAGTGGAGCCGACAAGGTCTCTGTGAATACTGCAGCAGTTAATAATCCATGTTTGGTTGAAGAGTCTGCTTCCGTTTTTGGTAGCCAATGCATTGTAGTTGCCATTGACGCAAAACGAGTTTACGTGGACTGTGATCTGCCTGACAAAACTGTTGTAGACACTGCAAACGGCAAATGCTGGTGGGAAATCTATTTGATGGGAGGACGAAAACCCACGGGAATTGATGCCATTAAATGGGCGAAACAGGTCAAAGATTTGGGGGCAGGAGAGCTTTTGCCTACTAGTATGGACTGTGACGGGGTGCAAACAGGTTACGATCTTGAATTAACCCGTGCCATGAGTCGGGCAACTAATTTGCCTGTGATTGCCAGTGGAGGTGCAGGTAATGTTGAACACATTCTTGATGTTTTGACAGTGGGTGAAGCGGATGCTGCGTTGGCGGCCTCGATTTTTCATAGGGGTCAGTACAGTGTGGGAGAAGTTAAGAAGTACCTTGCTGAAAAAGGAGTGCCCATGCGTTTATTGTAA
- the hisD gene encoding histidinol dehydrogenase yields the protein MKVIASEEFKKTELEKFLNRGKSDLSSIVSTVRQIIDNVKENGDAALVEYTKKFDKVSLTSSTLRVSETEIKQAYEKLDQKQIGALQAAADNIAIFHKKQIRAKWTMQTTEGVTLGQVMRPLSCVGVYAPGGKAAYPSSVLMSAIPAKVAGVERVIVCSPPRQGQDISPALLIAADIAGVDEVYRVGGAQAIAAMAYGTTSMEAVEKIVGPGNVYVTAAKLEVSRDVAIDVPAGPSEVLVIADETANPAYVAADLLAQAEHDPQAWAILITCSENIASEVKKQIDIQLKSLSRTQIIESSLQKGLIITTKNITEAIELSNLIAPEHLQIQTKAPDEVFNKIRNAGAVFLGRYSPVSFGDYSSGLNHVLPTAGYAKIYSGLSSLDFVKTMNFLECTKEGFNNLKDTAVIIAEMEGFDAHAKAVSIREEKEK from the coding sequence ATGAAAGTTATTGCCTCTGAAGAATTCAAAAAAACTGAACTTGAAAAGTTCTTGAACCGAGGAAAATCCGATTTATCATCTATTGTTTCAACTGTGCGCCAAATTATTGATAACGTTAAAGAAAACGGCGACGCTGCTCTTGTTGAATATACTAAAAAGTTTGACAAAGTAAGTCTAACGTCTTCGACTCTGAGGGTTTCAGAAACTGAAATCAAACAAGCATACGAAAAATTAGACCAAAAACAAATAGGTGCCTTACAGGCTGCGGCAGACAACATTGCAATTTTTCACAAAAAACAAATCCGAGCCAAATGGACCATGCAAACAACAGAAGGTGTCACCCTTGGACAAGTCATGCGACCTTTATCCTGTGTGGGAGTTTATGCTCCCGGAGGAAAAGCCGCTTACCCTTCTTCGGTTCTAATGAGTGCAATTCCTGCCAAAGTTGCTGGAGTTGAGCGCGTAATCGTTTGTTCGCCTCCTCGACAAGGACAAGACATTAGTCCTGCTCTTTTAATAGCAGCAGACATTGCAGGCGTAGATGAAGTTTACCGGGTTGGAGGCGCTCAAGCAATAGCTGCCATGGCATACGGCACAACTTCAATGGAAGCGGTAGAGAAAATTGTAGGTCCAGGAAACGTTTACGTAACTGCTGCAAAACTGGAAGTAAGCCGAGACGTTGCCATCGATGTCCCTGCAGGTCCCAGTGAAGTTTTGGTAATCGCGGATGAGACCGCTAACCCTGCGTATGTTGCTGCTGATCTTCTTGCTCAGGCTGAACACGATCCCCAAGCATGGGCAATTCTGATAACTTGTTCTGAAAACATAGCTTCAGAAGTCAAAAAACAGATTGACATACAGTTGAAATCTCTTTCCCGAACACAAATCATTGAATCTTCCCTGCAAAAAGGTCTGATAATAACAACCAAAAACATCACAGAAGCAATAGAGCTTTCAAACCTGATTGCCCCTGAACACTTGCAAATTCAAACAAAAGCTCCCGACGAAGTGTTTAATAAAATTCGAAATGCAGGAGCTGTGTTTTTGGGCAGATATTCACCTGTGTCTTTTGGTGATTACTCATCGGGGCTAAATCATGTTTTGCCTACTGCTGGTTATGCAAAAATCTATTCTGGTCTTTCCAGTTTAGATTTTGTTAAAACCATGAATTTCTTAGAGTGCACTAAAGAAGGTTTCAACAACCTCAAAGACACTGCAGTTATAATCGCTGAAATGGAAGGCTTTGATGCCCACGCAAAAGCTGTTTCAATACGAGAGGAGAAAGAAAAATGA
- the hisH gene encoding imidazole glycerol phosphate synthase subunit HisH: protein MPQIAVVNYGVGNLRSITKGLEKSGAQVQITHNSNALRNADAIVLPGVGAFTPAVKNMAHIADVVAETMNNGTPIFGICLGLQLLFTRSHEGGSIKGLDFISGEVIKLPNTVKTPQMGWNTINIQKPHPLLDDVKDGSYVYFVHSFYPKPAELDVVVTTTDYGVKFASMVAQKNLFATQFHPEKSSKTGLIMLKNFVNLVTR, encoded by the coding sequence ATTCCGCAAATAGCAGTCGTGAATTATGGCGTAGGAAACCTGCGAAGCATCACTAAAGGCTTAGAAAAATCAGGGGCTCAAGTCCAAATTACCCACAATTCTAATGCTTTGCGTAACGCTGACGCTATTGTTCTTCCAGGTGTTGGAGCCTTTACTCCAGCAGTGAAAAACATGGCTCACATAGCTGATGTAGTAGCAGAAACCATGAACAACGGCACCCCAATTTTTGGAATTTGCTTAGGATTACAGCTTCTTTTCACCCGTAGCCATGAAGGGGGCTCAATTAAGGGATTGGATTTCATTTCGGGTGAAGTAATCAAATTACCCAACACAGTAAAAACGCCTCAGATGGGCTGGAACACCATAAATATTCAAAAACCTCACCCATTACTTGATGACGTCAAGGATGGTTCTTACGTGTATTTTGTTCACTCTTTTTATCCTAAGCCTGCTGAATTGGACGTTGTGGTGACCACCACAGATTATGGAGTGAAGTTTGCGTCCATGGTTGCTCAAAAAAACTTGTTTGCAACTCAGTTTCACCCTGAAAAAAGCAGCAAAACAGGCTTAATTATGCTGAAAAATTTTGTAAATCTGGTAACGAGGTAA
- a CDS encoding HAD family hydrolase, with the protein MSYKLLNPHNKIYVREGSEDSLCEAEKIIFDFDGVLAQTNQSYLQTIRNLVDYYFLEILGLEGEKGKLATLIDIQKFKDTGLYNNDWKLSYALTSYYVKLILRKLDQQNKLQEFVDTFGDLRFSDIESFIQSLKKVGTFLVKCGITGTELSVLKDDSIVGLDLFLAHSSLDKQKPIEASLLGVDPEVVQNKERLVQLLVPYDLEKPDLLKGLFEELYLGKDMYTKIYGKPSFFKFNSSFMDMEAFIPSKETLGKLKQKFGKFGIYSGRPRPQGLYVLEKYGYMNYFEKSEFVFLGDMLKSEDEMNKLGKPDPTLFIELLQKSVKKDSKVVYVGDGIADAMLVENAKGKGMDGLLFLGVISSSEDSNKLFTEYSKHGADAVLTDVNDIPYLFACLRGKSK; encoded by the coding sequence TTGTCATACAAGTTACTGAACCCCCACAACAAAATCTATGTGCGAGAAGGCTCCGAAGACTCTTTGTGCGAAGCTGAAAAAATAATCTTTGATTTTGATGGGGTTTTGGCTCAAACTAATCAGTCTTATCTCCAGACAATCCGAAACCTTGTAGACTACTATTTTCTGGAAATCCTTGGACTAGAAGGCGAAAAAGGCAAACTGGCAACGTTAATTGATATCCAAAAATTCAAAGACACTGGTCTTTACAACAACGACTGGAAGTTGTCTTATGCTTTAACCAGTTATTACGTGAAATTGATTTTGCGAAAACTTGACCAACAAAACAAGCTGCAAGAATTTGTTGACACCTTTGGAGACCTCAGGTTTTCTGATATTGAAAGCTTTATTCAAAGCCTAAAAAAAGTTGGAACTTTTCTCGTAAAATGTGGAATCACTGGAACTGAACTTTCTGTCCTTAAAGACGACAGTATTGTGGGGCTGGACCTGTTTTTGGCTCATTCGAGCCTTGACAAACAAAAACCTATTGAAGCCTCGCTTTTAGGGGTAGACCCTGAAGTAGTACAAAATAAAGAACGCCTAGTTCAGTTGTTAGTTCCGTATGACCTTGAAAAACCTGACCTGTTGAAGGGATTGTTTGAAGAACTTTATCTGGGCAAAGACATGTACACAAAAATCTATGGAAAACCTTCTTTTTTCAAATTTAATTCCAGTTTCATGGACATGGAAGCTTTTATTCCATCTAAAGAAACCTTGGGCAAACTAAAACAAAAGTTCGGCAAATTTGGAATATACTCGGGTCGCCCTCGACCTCAAGGTTTGTATGTTTTAGAAAAATACGGTTACATGAACTACTTTGAAAAATCAGAGTTTGTATTTCTGGGAGACATGCTCAAATCTGAAGACGAAATGAATAAGCTGGGCAAACCTGACCCCACTTTGTTTATTGAGTTACTTCAAAAAAGCGTAAAAAAAGACTCTAAAGTAGTCTACGTAGGAGACGGAATCGCTGACGCCATGTTGGTAGAGAATGCTAAAGGGAAAGGTATGGATGGGTTGTTGTTTTTGGGGGTTATTTCTTCATCAGAGGATTCAAATAAGCTTTTTACTGAATACAGTAAGCATGGAGCTGACGCAGTATTAACTGACGTGAATGATATTCCATATTTGTTTGCATGTTTAAGGGGAAAATCAAAATGA
- the hisA gene encoding 1-(5-phosphoribosyl)-5-[(5-phosphoribosylamino)methylideneamino]imidazole-4-carboxamide isomerase, with protein MIVIPAVDIMGGKCVRLFRGDPAKNKVYYEDPLQAAQVLERDGAELIHLVDLDAALGSGDNVSAINRILENINVKAEVGGGIRSLEKAEELLTLGAYRVIFGTVAVNDPSLVKEAISRFGSEHVAVAIDEKDGKVAVHGWKNKSEMDCLELARLFDAMNVGALIFTPISVDGTLEGPRIKKTVELMNSVSVPVVASGGVAKLNDLVDLYKSGVWGVIVGTAIYEKKFTVKEALEALKNC; from the coding sequence TTGATAGTTATTCCTGCAGTAGACATAATGGGCGGAAAATGTGTCCGACTTTTTCGAGGCGATCCTGCAAAAAATAAAGTATATTACGAGGACCCTTTGCAAGCAGCTCAGGTTCTGGAACGTGACGGAGCAGAACTGATTCATTTGGTTGATTTGGATGCAGCTCTAGGTTCTGGAGATAACGTTTCTGCAATTAATCGAATTCTAGAAAATATAAACGTAAAAGCAGAAGTTGGGGGCGGAATTCGTAGTTTAGAAAAGGCTGAAGAGTTGCTTACGTTGGGAGCTTACCGGGTTATTTTTGGAACTGTAGCAGTTAATGACCCCTCCTTGGTGAAGGAGGCTATTTCTCGTTTTGGTTCTGAGCATGTAGCTGTGGCTATTGATGAAAAAGACGGTAAGGTTGCAGTTCATGGCTGGAAAAACAAGTCTGAAATGGACTGTTTAGAGCTTGCCAGATTGTTTGATGCGATGAATGTTGGAGCGTTGATTTTTACTCCCATTAGTGTGGATGGTACCCTTGAGGGTCCACGAATCAAAAAAACTGTGGAATTGATGAATTCAGTTTCTGTTCCTGTTGTTGCTTCTGGTGGAGTTGCCAAGTTAAATGATTTGGTTGATTTATATAAGTCCGGAGTGTGGGGAGTTATTGTTGGAACTGCTATTTATGAGAAAAAATTTACTGTTAAAGAGGCTTTGGAGGCATTGAAAAATTGTTAG
- a CDS encoding bifunctional phosphoribosyl-AMP cyclohydrolase/phosphoribosyl-ATP diphosphatase HisIE produces MALKLTEDEINAFIDKIDFEKGNGLVPAIVQDASDDRLLMQAFMNKEALRLTLTSGKMHYWSRTKGRIWMKGEESKHYSIVENAFLDCDNDAILFKVQQVGVVCHTGEETCFYRPIKPEKEFTAVDSRMLERLFAIVQERIRNPSEDSYVSRLTFKGQDKALQKVGEEAIEFILAVKSGDANEVTLESADVFFHMLVVLAQNGYSLNSIFEELHKRHNKKTGVQS; encoded by the coding sequence ATGGCACTAAAACTAACTGAAGACGAAATCAACGCGTTTATTGATAAAATAGATTTTGAGAAAGGAAACGGGCTTGTTCCTGCTATAGTTCAGGATGCATCTGATGATCGTTTGTTGATGCAAGCCTTCATGAACAAAGAAGCCCTGCGGTTAACGTTGACTTCAGGAAAGATGCATTACTGGAGCCGAACAAAAGGCAGAATTTGGATGAAAGGGGAAGAATCTAAACACTACTCGATAGTTGAAAACGCGTTTTTGGATTGCGACAACGACGCCATATTATTCAAGGTTCAACAAGTTGGGGTGGTTTGTCACACGGGTGAGGAAACCTGTTTCTACAGACCAATAAAACCAGAAAAGGAATTTACTGCAGTTGATTCAAGGATGCTCGAACGTCTCTTTGCGATAGTTCAGGAGCGTATCCGTAACCCTAGTGAAGATTCCTATGTTTCTCGTTTGACTTTTAAAGGTCAAGACAAAGCCCTGCAAAAAGTCGGAGAAGAAGCAATAGAATTCATTTTAGCAGTAAAATCTGGAGACGCAAACGAGGTTACTCTGGAATCAGCGGATGTGTTTTTCCATATGTTAGTGGTTTTAGCTCAGAACGGTTACAGTTTGAACAGTATTTTTGAGGAACTGCACAAACGCCACAACAAGAAAACGGGTGTTCAATCTTAG
- a CDS encoding polyprenyl synthetase family protein: MNWEETLDHYGAVIEDRLKAFLNEAIKEATEYHPFVGEVYRDIADFVLRKGKRLASCSTLLVYKGYTGEVDEKILKVCVGVELYRHAILIHDDLVDMDEQRRGRETLHIGFTNRYAPYDVRFGEDTAVFAANIAYALAVRAIMESNFSEESTNRVLCLTSEGYRAVNESQILDLLFEQKAVTEEEWNVMASKRAASLFKVTLVTGAILAKAPETDFSILAEAAAHMGFSFDIQDDIIDTFAEKEEYGKSSCLDISKNKKPLHVVLALNSKDVARAEGLKCLMGKQFLSFGEKDLARQIIRESGALDMAKHISREHAQVAKTELNKTSLTGDIKQFFNSFILYIEQSLDWYK, translated from the coding sequence ATGAATTGGGAAGAAACACTAGACCACTACGGTGCAGTTATCGAAGACCGTCTCAAGGCCTTTCTTAATGAGGCAATCAAAGAGGCAACAGAGTATCATCCTTTTGTTGGTGAAGTATATCGGGATATTGCGGATTTTGTTCTGCGTAAGGGCAAGCGGTTAGCTTCTTGTAGTACTTTGTTGGTTTACAAGGGTTACACCGGCGAAGTTGACGAAAAAATCTTGAAAGTTTGCGTGGGGGTCGAGCTTTATCGTCATGCGATTTTGATCCATGACGATCTCGTGGACATGGACGAGCAAAGGCGAGGGCGGGAAACCCTGCATATTGGGTTTACTAACCGTTACGCTCCGTATGATGTGCGCTTTGGGGAAGACACGGCAGTTTTTGCTGCGAACATTGCTTATGCTTTGGCTGTGCGGGCGATAATGGAGTCAAATTTCAGCGAAGAATCAACCAACCGTGTACTTTGTTTGACTTCAGAGGGTTATCGCGCAGTTAATGAGAGTCAGATTCTTGATTTATTGTTTGAACAAAAAGCCGTAACTGAAGAAGAATGGAATGTAATGGCAAGTAAGCGGGCTGCTTCCTTGTTTAAGGTTACTTTGGTTACTGGAGCTATACTAGCAAAGGCTCCTGAAACCGATTTCAGCATCTTGGCCGAAGCTGCAGCGCACATGGGCTTTTCTTTTGACATTCAAGATGATATCATTGATACTTTTGCTGAAAAAGAAGAATACGGTAAATCTTCCTGTTTGGATATTTCTAAAAACAAAAAGCCCTTGCATGTAGTATTGGCTTTAAATTCTAAAGATGTTGCCCGCGCTGAGGGTTTGAAGTGTCTTATGGGTAAACAGTTTCTTAGTTTTGGAGAAAAAGACCTAGCAAGACAAATAATACGCGAAAGTGGAGCCCTCGACATGGCAAAACATATTTCAAGAGAACATGCTCAAGTTGCAAAAACTGAGCTTAACAAAACCAGTTTGACAGGTGACATTAAACAGTTTTTTAATAGTTTCATACTTTACATTGAACAAAGTCTGGATTGGTACAAGTAA